A genomic region of Elephas maximus indicus isolate mEleMax1 chromosome 10, mEleMax1 primary haplotype, whole genome shotgun sequence contains the following coding sequences:
- the LOC126083934 gene encoding olfactory receptor 4Q3-like, whose amino-acid sequence MKNGNDSKVSEFVLLGLSSSWELELFLFSLFLMFYMAIVLGNLFIVVTVWADAHLFQSPMYYFLGHLSFIDLFLSCVTVPKMLGDFLRQGKTISFSGCLAQIYFLHFLGASEMFLLTDMAYDRYVAICNPLHYLTAMNRQLCLQLFFACWCGGFIHSITQVVLIIQLHFCGPNELDNFYCAVPQVIKLACMNSYVVEVLMVSNSGLLSLICFLVLLFSYAVILITLRTCFCQGQSKALSTCASHLTVVSLIFVPCIFIYLRPFCSFSLDKVFAIFYTVITPMLNPLL is encoded by the coding sequence ATGAAAAATGGAAATGATTCGAAGGTGTCAGAATTTGTTCTCCTGGGTCTATCATCCTCTTGGGAGCTGGAACTATTTCTCTTCTCACTATTTCTGATGTTTTACATGGCTATTGTCCTGGGAAATCTCTTCATAGTGGTGACAGTGTGGGCTGATGCCCACCTGTTCCAATCTCCCATGTACTATTTTTTGGGCCATCTCTCCTTCATTGACTTATTCCTGAGCTGTGTTACTGTGCCTAAGATGTTAGGAGATTTCCTAAGACAGGGCAAAACCATCTCTTTTTCAGGGTGCCTGGCCCAGATCTACTTCCTCCACTTTCTGGGAGCCAGCGAGATGTTTCTGCTGACAGACATGGCCTATGATAGGTATGTTGCCATCTGTAATCCTTTGCACTACCTGACTGCCATGAACCGCCAGCTATGCCTTCAGTTGTTTTTTGCTTGCTGGTGTGGTGGCTTCATCCATTCCATCACACAGGTAGTTCTCATCATCCAACTGCACTTCTGTGGTCCCAATGAACTGGATAACTTCTACTGTGCTGTCCCACAGGTCATCAAACTGGCCTGCATGAACAGCTATGTAGTAGAGGTGCTGATGGTCTCCAACAGTGGTTTGCTGTCTCTCATCTGCTTCTTGGTCTTGTTATTCTCCTATGCTGTCATCCTGATAACCCTGAGGACTTGCTTCTGCCAGGGCCAGAGCAAGGCACTTTCTACCTGTGCCTCTCACCTAACAGTGGTCAGCCTTATCTTTGTGCCATGTATATTCATCTACTTGAGACCTTTCTGCAGCTTCTCCTTGGATAAGGTATTTGCTATATTTTATACAGTGATCACACCTATGTTGAACCCCCTCCTCTAA